GTTTCTGCGGCTACCTCACTGGCAATTGAAGTGGCTGAAAAATCAAACCTCACATTGGTGGGCTTTTGCCGCCAAGGAAAAGCCACCGTATTCACACATTCAAGTCGGATAATTGATTAATCGTTATCCATGTTCCAATGGGTGTATCATCCACAAATTCGGTTCGATATACTCAATCCATTGTTTTTCAAAATCAACAGAAACAGGTACAAGTGCGCTAGGCACTACATATTGACCTGACTGCATAAAACGCATACCTGTCCATGACTCCCACTGTTCAATAGTGCCTTCTATCACCATTGAACGGTATATTGGCCATAAAATTTTACCACCTAGTCGCCAATGTGTGCGGATCCATGGATCAAATGGCTCACCCTTTTCATTTTTCCAAGCACAATAATCATCGAATGATTGCAATGGATAACAATGTTTGAGCGTTGGGCGAACAGGTACGACAACGGCTTTTGCACCATAGTTCATCGCCGCTTTTTTCAACGCGCTAATTAACAATTCGGGTATGTGATACCCACGATATTTAGGTTCAACCGTGACTGATAACGCTGAAATATAGCGGGTATCCCCTTGTTTGTTCTCAATCGCAAAGTTAAAAATATCATCCCAACCAAACTCTTTTAGTTTAGTAAGATCACTATCAGTCCATTGAAAAGGCACAGCTTTAATTACCCCAATAACCGTTTCTTTCCCCTTAACCGTTGTGGCGGCTAAAAATTGGAAATGATTCATTGGTTCTTGATAGAGTTGTTCCCAATACTCATCAGGAACTGCGGTTTCACACATGAATTGTGGCCATAAGGCGTCTAACAGCACCTCCGACTGTGCGATCAAATCAGGGCGCTGTACAAAGCTATAAATGTTTATCGTCGTGATATCGTTCATTAATTTAGACCTGATATTCATATTAATCAGTATTGTAATAAGTAATCAGGAATAGAGCTTAACGAAATATTAAACTTTCGTTATTTGCTACTTTTTTTACTCTAAAAATAAACCAATGAGTTTAATGAGAATATTCCTATGAATATTTAAGAGTTTGAATTTATTGATTTAATTACCAAAACAAAATCAATCAATTGATTTTAATTCGTTAATTGTGATGTAGATCATGTTAATTTATTAATGCTGGTATTATGCCGGTTACGCCTAACTAGACTTCAAATGACTTTCAAACAACAGGAGATAGTCATGAAGCATTTATTGTTAGGTATCTCTCTGATTTGTTAGTCATTTTTCATCATCTATGCTGTAGCGAATGGTTCTGGCGCTAATATTTAAGCAGTTATTAATTCCATTACAGGCGCTGATATCAGTATAGATGTTGATATTCCCGTGTTTCCTAGTCTGAATCTTTGATAATCATTTATCCTTATAGGAGATGGTTCATGAAAAACTTACTGTTAGCTATCTCAATGCTTTTCTCATCAGCTTTTGCAACCTACGCAGCAGCAGATGATATCGACGTTTGTATCCAAGCGGTCGTTGATCCAATTACAGGTGCTGTTATCTGTTTAGACATTGATTTGCCTGATTTACCTGTTCTGCCAGGTCTGCCACTTTAATCATTGTTTACAGATATAGAGTAAAGACTCCACATATCATCGAGATAATACCGATCAGTCAAGACAGATAATCGGTCAACAAAACTCGTGATAAATAACCATAGCCTCATCAAATTTTTGATGAGGCTATTTTCACTACTTCTTGTAACAATAGTATAACAAAACGATTTGAGCAATTATTTACCAATACAAAAACTAGAAAAAATACGGCCTAACAAGTCATCTGAGGTGAATTCACCCGTAATCTCACTGAGTTCTTGTTGTGCTAAACGTAATTCTTCCGCCAGTAGTTCACCTGAACGAGCCACCACTAACTGCTCATGGCCTCGCGCTAAATGTATCGCTGCGGCATCCAGTGCTTGCAAGTGGCGACGACGTGCCAAAAAACCACCTTCCATATTGCTATTGAAACCCATCGTTTCTTTAAGATGGTCGCGCAGCAAATCAATGCCCTTTTCCTCTCGAGCAGAAAGGCGGATCAGTGGATAACGGGCATCTTCAATAAATTCAATTTGTTCTCCCGTTTTATCTGCTTTATTGCGGATCACAGTGACAGGCAAAGTATCGGGTAAACGGGCCATAAATTCAGGCCAAATATCTTGTGGCTCCGTAGCATCGGTGGTTGTACTATCTAACATAAACAGTACCCGATCCGCCTGCTCAATCTCTTTCCACGCTCGCTCAATACCAATACGTTCAACTTCGTCACTTGCTTCGCGTAAACCTGCCGTATCAATAATATGTAGTGGCATGCCATCAATATGAATATGTTCACGTAAGACATCACGGGTCGTACCTGCGATATCGGTTACAATCGCAGCTTCACGACCTGCTAATGCATTCAATAAGCTTGATTTACCTGCATTTGGACGACCAGCGATCACCACTTTCATCCCTTCACGCAGTAAACTGCCTTGACGCGCTTCGCCGCGAACACGTCCTAAGTCGGCAATCACCTCATCCAGCTTGGCTTCGATTTTACCATCAGAAAGAAAATCAATTTCTTCATCAGGAAAATCAATCGCAGCTTCAACATAAATACGTAAAGTCGTTAATGCTTCAACCATATGATGAATTTGTGCAGAAAAAGCGCCTTGCAGTGAATTCATCGCTGAACGCGCAGCTTGTTCTGAGCTCGCATCAATCAAATCAGCAATCGCTTCTGCTTGTGCTAAATCCAGCTTATCATTTAAAAATGCACGCTCAGAGAATTCGCCAGGGTTAGCAATACGAATACCATCAATGGTTAAAATACGTTTGAGTAATAAATCAAGAATGACAGGGCCACCATGCCCTTGTAGTTCTAAAACATCTTCACCTGTAAAGGAGTTAGGGCCGGGAAAGAAAAGCGCAATCCCTTGGTCAAGCACACTATCATTGACATCACGAAAAGGCAGGTAGTCTGCATAACGTGGTTTTGGTAGTTTGCCCAATACAGTTTGAGCAACGAATGCCGCTTTTGGGCCTGATACTCGTAATATACCGACCCCACCACGACCAGGAGGCGTTGCCTGCGCAACAATCGTATCATTGGTTTGCATAATGTTTCTCTGTCATCCTATAACGAATTAAGGCGGTCATTAAATGGCCGCCTTAATATTATATCGATAGCTGAGCAGAAGGCTCATCTATGATTTACATTATTTCTTTTCTTTCTTATCGCGACTATGTAAACCACGTTTTTCCAGACCACGATAGATAATCTGTTGCTGGATAATAGTCACTAAGTTACTCACGATATAGTACAGTACCAGACCTGATGGGAACCACAGGAAGAAGATCGTGAACACGACAGGCATATAAGTCATGATCTTCTGCTGCATTGGGTCAGTTACCGCCGTTGGCGACATCTTCTGAATAACAAACATAGTCACACCCATCAGCACTGGAAGGATGTAGTATGGATCTTGTGCTGACAAGTCCTGTATCCAACCAAA
This portion of the Providencia manganoxydans genome encodes:
- a CDS encoding transferase; its protein translation is MNDITTINIYSFVQRPDLIAQSEVLLDALWPQFMCETAVPDEYWEQLYQEPMNHFQFLAATTVKGKETVIGVIKAVPFQWTDSDLTKLKEFGWDDIFNFAIENKQGDTRYISALSVTVEPKYRGYHIPELLISALKKAAMNYGAKAVVVPVRPTLKHCYPLQSFDDYCAWKNEKGEPFDPWIRTHWRLGGKILWPIYRSMVIEGTIEQWESWTGMRFMQSGQYVVPSALVPVSVDFEKQWIEYIEPNLWMIHPLEHG
- the mnmE gene encoding tRNA uridine-5-carboxymethylaminomethyl(34) synthesis GTPase MnmE, producing the protein MQTNDTIVAQATPPGRGGVGILRVSGPKAAFVAQTVLGKLPKPRYADYLPFRDVNDSVLDQGIALFFPGPNSFTGEDVLELQGHGGPVILDLLLKRILTIDGIRIANPGEFSERAFLNDKLDLAQAEAIADLIDASSEQAARSAMNSLQGAFSAQIHHMVEALTTLRIYVEAAIDFPDEEIDFLSDGKIEAKLDEVIADLGRVRGEARQGSLLREGMKVVIAGRPNAGKSSLLNALAGREAAIVTDIAGTTRDVLREHIHIDGMPLHIIDTAGLREASDEVERIGIERAWKEIEQADRVLFMLDSTTTDATEPQDIWPEFMARLPDTLPVTVIRNKADKTGEQIEFIEDARYPLIRLSAREEKGIDLLRDHLKETMGFNSNMEGGFLARRRHLQALDAAAIHLARGHEQLVVARSGELLAEELRLAQQELSEITGEFTSDDLLGRIFSSFCIGK